A window from Schistosoma haematobium chromosome 1, whole genome shotgun sequence encodes these proteins:
- the ARF79F gene encoding ADP-ribosylation factor 1 (EggNog:ENOG410324K~COG:U): MGGVFSNLFSRLFGKKEVRILMVGLDAAGKTTILYRLKLGEVVTTIPTIGFNVETVEYRNISFTVWDVGGQDKIRPLWRHYFQNTQGLIFVVDSNDTDRIGEAKDELFRMLQEDELRDTLLLVFANKQDLPNALKPTELTDKLGLHQLRNRTWYIQGTCATNSSGLFEGLDWLCQNLGGKN; the protein is encoded by the exons ATGGGTGGAGTTTTTTCAAATTTGTTCAGTCGTCTGTTCGGCAAAAAAGAAGTTCGTATCCTGATGGTTGGTCTGGATGCTGCTGGCAAGACAACAATATTGTACAGGTTAAAACTTGGGGAAGTTGTTACAACTATCCCTACAATTGGATTCAATGTTGAAACAGTGGAATATAGAAACATTAGTTTTACGGTGTGGGATGTCGGTGGTCAAGATAAAATACGTCCTTTATGGAGACATTATTTCCAAAACACTCAAG GTTTAATATTCGTGGTTGACAGTAATGACACTGATCGCATTGGGGAAGCAAAAGACGAGTTGTTCCGTATGTTACAAGAGGATGAGTTACGAGATACACTTCTTTTGGTGTttgcaaacaaacaa GACCTACCAAATGCTTTAAAGCCTACTGAGCTTACAGATAAATTAGGACTACATCAATTACGGAACCGCACATGGTATATTCAAGGAACATGTGCCACAAACAGTTCTGGTTTATTTGAGGGTTTGGATTGGCTCTGTCAAAATTTAGGCGGCAAGAATTAA